AGTGCAGAACACAGAGGGTTCATACATaacgaggaaagagagaattggCAGAACTAACGTAAGTTTCTTCTGAGATTAATAGTTGCCATTTACTTGATTTTACTTGATTAGAGCAGTATCAATGAGTGATACTTAAGagactaaatgaaatattttagagaattgACCCCTTTTGAGATATTAGAGATTTGAGAGAGGAGACATTGTCGACAATAGAGAgagtagagttatgagaatataagagtattagaaaacccaggtatataaaaattaattcatgttacagaggtaactagagttatgagaataattttttattaaattttagagATTTAGAGTTGTGAGAATATTTTTTAGAGGTTAAATTTCTAGAGATGTAGAGTATGAGagaacccaggtatataaaacaAATCCATGTTACAGAGGGATCCGAAAATGTAGGacaaaacaatgaaattaaCCTAGTAGAAAACATAACAATTCAAGCTGCTGGAGAACGGCTGAGATTGTTAGAGAATAGGACTGAAGAGGAGGCCAAGAGGAATAAGGTGATAGCTGATCAATTACTAGAGTCCTCCATCATATTGAAGGAAGTGATGAATAGTGCTAGACAAATGGTACAGGCTCTAACACAGCTATCACAAAACAATTTGGAAGCAGAGAAAACCCGtctcaaaattattgaagaaaagaaCAGGAATCCTGTTCAAGCGGAAGCTCAAGCCCCTAAAAGAAAAACTACAGAAGACAATGGGACCACGGCAAAAAGGGCAAAAACTTCTGTGGACTACAGCTCAAACCAGGTAGAAGAATCGAGAGACTTGTCGGAGCAAGAGCTGCTTAGCAACAAGTTGAGCATCAAGAGGGAGTATAAGCTCaagaaaaatgcaaattttgagATCTGGATCGAACGTCTAAGATCCGAGCTTTTGACAAATGATTTGTTGGATGTCATAGAGCCAAGTTCGAGTGACCATACTTGGTCAGAGgccaacaaatccaagagaagcAATTGGGTACGAGACATAATCATCAACCGGATTGACGAGAATTATCATaagaaaattctcaatatccgagATCCTGTTGAGATAATTAGAATTTTGAGGTCCTCCAGGAAGTGCGAATCAAATGTGACGCACACTTCAGTTAGATCTCGCTTGTACTCTATCAAAATGGAGAGACACGAAACAGTAgatgatttctgtgaaagaTTTGACTCAATAGTGAAAGAATATGAAGCGTGCGAGCATGTGATCGAGCTCACCGCCCAAGAGATGAGATCTGCTTTTTACCAGGCTGTATCACCAGTCACACCCGAACTACGAAATGCAGATCTGATCCGGAGACAGACCTCAAATCAAGAAATGACCCTAGATGAGATCAAGACTTTCATCTCTCGATTAGAGGCTGAGAAGAGGTCTGAGATTAAAGAGGAGATCCCAACAATTCAACGGgtacaaaaattaaaatgctTCCGCTGCAACGAAGAGGGATACTGGTCAACAGAGTGCAATCTGAGGCAACAAAATAAGTGGTTCTGCTTCGGCTGTGGGGAAATCAAGAGCCATAAGAAGGAGGATTGCCCTAACAACGGTAATACGAACAAGATTAGGCCTGTTAAATTTAGAGGATCGAGTAGAGGCAGGTTAATCAAGTCGAGCTTCAACACGAAGACGAAGACTACGAGACAGGGCCACGTAGGCCAGAGGAGAATGAGAGGAAACGGAAGACTCATCAAAGATGTTCACGTcaaggcaagaagggttggaagtatagAGTCGAGAGAACCCAAAAACAAAACAGGTAAGCTCAGTCGAACCATTACCTTCATTGCAGATTCTGGAGCAACACACCATATCGTAAATGATACTctgattttgagaaattttgagagatgtcaaaatacGAGTATAAAGAGTGCTAATAAAAaggagatagcagatattgtaaTCGATGGTAAAGGTGAGTTAATCTTGCATTCAGATTTTAGAGGTGAGAAAACGATGAAATTGCAAAATGTATTTGCAGCCAAAGATGTTTCTGAGAATTTGCTTTCCTTACGTAAACTAGACTAGACCTAAACGCAGACTCTGGGTTCAAGATTTACCTAGATAACcaagtcctaagagtttacaacAAGGTTAATAATGAGATTGTTTTAGAGGGACAGTATGAAAAACCGAACTGGATTCTAAACTTCAAAGTGAGAAAGCAGACTTCCGATGAAACCGAAACTGAAAAGCAGTACGAAGTTTATTGTTACAgagcaacgataagcgaagaagatgagatgagcttgcaatcgcagacacattccaataaccAGTTATTAGGATCGGAGGGAGAACcggaatctgcgattgggagggagaaagaGAATAATCTCATTTCTTCACCTAAAAAGAAAGTTCTACAAGTGTCAACTGACGAAACAGACGAAATAAaatctgagcaacaagaaaaaaattgggacTGCAGTCATCAGTAGAAATGTAATTAGgatcgataacttggaatcaCTGCAAAACTTAGAGGAATTATGTATCGTAAGTCCATTAGACAATAACTCATATCATTCAGGAAAAATTAACGAAGCAATGTTATGGCATTGTAGACTTGGACATGCTTCACTTAACTATTTGAAGAGAATGCAGAAGTTAAACGACAAACTTAAGAAAGTCATATTTGACGAATCTATGTAAAGAAAACCATATTTTATTAGGGTTTCcttcacgggcgtagccagggggggggttttgggggttcaaaccccccccgaaatgttaaagatgtcaaaaaaacttttttttttcaaaatctcgaaaatattttttaatggaatttgtaaaaagtgaatgaaattatcactctcagtgcaattaatttgtaatgtgaaatttgaattgaattacctctacgtaatccagtcaatttgtgctcacatgtgcccctcaaaggaaagttatgggttagtttgattttttcgatcgtatgtaacgggtgttttttttcgaggtatataactttaagttggcattactgttcaagatggcgaccgatttgatagctgtcaagtgatttattctcagttcggtttggcaattgatcatgaatagactcacgcctgaacaacgcttgaaaatagtgcaattttatttcgaaaataatggttctgtgcggaatatgtatcgcgcactacttccattagcaatgaagcgcacttctggttgaatggctacgtcaacaaacaaaactgccgcatttggagtgaagctaatcctcaagtgtatgtcgaaacaccgttacatccagaaaaactgactgtttggtgcgctttatgggctggtggaatcattggtccgtacttcttcaaaaacgatgatggccagaacgttacagtcaatggtgatcggtatagagccatgactactaactttttcattcctgaattgaacaaccatgatgtcaaggagctgtggttccaacaagacggcgcaacatgtcacacagctcgtgtcacaatcgatttattggaagacacgtttggtgaccgcctaatttcacgttttggaccaattggcctccaagatcttgtgatttaacaccgctagaattctttctgtggggctatgtaaagtcattggtctatgcggaaaagacacaaacccttgaccatttggaagacaacattcgccgtgttattgctgatatacggccacaaatgttggaaaagtcatcgaaaattggacttccagattggactacattcgagccagccgtggcggtcatatgccagaaatcatatttaaaatgtattgccacaagattatcttgcggataaataaaattcatatcaatcgaataatccatcgttgttttattgcaatttaaagttctatagctctaaaaaaaaaaccctttatttttttgggttctgaatccgaatctgagatttagcaccaaaattctgtgacgtaacattaaaaaaaatacaaaaaaaatttaatcttctgacgttttcttccattaagttttttgtccgaaaaacctggctcaaacgatagttcaaaatttggcgtattatatctatctctgctgaaactcagttgatggggtagttttaatttcttcgatttattatctctgtttctggggtacagaattcaaatctgaagtttgccaccaaaatttcatgataaaacattgaaaaaaatgcaaaaaaggtgataactatcattttttaccggttttttgcatataaactttcttctcataaatttgaatttgagtactctgttgtataaatactacgacggtatttttttcctaaatatatttataggaatcgatgtaaagaaataaactaaatttcaaaaagtgattttgaaaatcctttttttctcaaaacatacttgaaaaataaaaatagtgaaaatagactgaatgggttggctcttttaaagttgatatatttaaaaagaaaaacataagattttttctataatatgtaaaaccccccccgaaactgaaaccttgCTACGCCCGTGGTTTCCTTTAGTTTTCTAGTTACCTGGAATGTCAATAACTGACAtttcagaattttcaaaaagataatctgttttatttcataattgtgaTAGAGGCTTTAAATGTAGTTTCCCTCATTTATTGCAGGTTGGTTTTTATATTGTTGATGTAATTGTTGCTAATAAAATCCCTCATTTATTGCAGAGAAACACAATTAAGTCGATATCCAAATAAATAGGACTTATTATAAAACTACATTTTCTGCATCTACTCGTACCTATCCTACCAATCATGGAAAAACTCAGATTTGATTTCGTTGTGAAACCTACGGCAGATGGAAAGTCAAATATTTTATGTGTTACTTCAATAGCAACAGGCAACGGGGAGGTTTTTGGATTACCAGATGAATACCAACCAGTAAATTTGCATCAGCACCTTATTAATACTCCAAATTTTATGAAAGTGAAAAAATCCTTGACTAAGAGATATCAAAATAGAAGAATATGGATAAAAGTAACAGAAGATTTATCGAACACTCATTTAGATGAAGAGGAAAATTTACAATTTGATGATATTTACCTAGGAGAAATAAGGGAAGAAGCAAATACTAATAAATCTACCTCTACTAGCACTAGCTCAGAGCAAAGTTTGGAAAAACTcctagaaaaattaattgacaATAAGCCAGCACAATTAGAATCAAAAAATTTAGGACAGATTGCGAATGAATTTATGATAGGAAAATTTACTGGCAGAAATTTCAATGCAAACCAATGGATTGAAGATTTCAATAAAGAGTGTGAACGTTTTGAAATCAATGAAgacaaacagaaaattaaaattttgaaagattttttgcaatattccgGTGCAGAGTGGTACAGTTGCATGatgattgaattttcaatagacTCAGAATGGAATATATGGGAAAGAAATTTTTGTGATACTTTCACTAACAGAGGATGGTCACCGGCTAGGTATGCTTTAGCCTTCAAATATAAAGCAGGTTCATTGCTCGAgtatgcaataaaaaaaaaaaaattattgttagaagtCAGGAAATCAGTTGATACAGGGACACTTATAGACCTCATAGCATTTGGTTTGCCTAATTATGTTGTTGACAAGATTGATAGGGAAACTTTACGAGGAACCGAAGATCTTCACAATGAGAttggaaaattaaaatatctggttgcgaaaaatattaaatatgatAACAGAAGAAATATGAATTCTGATGAAAAACCCAAAAGAAATGATGATAGGAAACCATGCCGAATCTGtgtgaacgaaaaaaaagggataCGTTATCATCCCGAGAAAAACTGCTGGTACAATGGGGAAAATCATAGAGGAAATTTGAAGAATGTGAATAACACTGAATTGGAGATtgaactaaatgggattaaccCAAAAAACTAGATGTGCCACCATTGATAAAAGTAAAGTTACTATTGAATGACATTTTAGAAGTTTCTGGAATTTATGATTCAGGTTCGAATGTTTCGTTGATTAAtgcgaaattattgaaaatacaccCGAACAAAATTGCTAGTAATATTCaaatagtgaacttgaagactATCAATGGTGATGGAAAAACAAAAGGTATAGTAACTCttaaaatcaaaacaatgaagATTTTAAGTATGATTTCTTAATTGGTTTAGATTGCATCAGAAATTTCAAActagttcaaaatgaaaatttagaaatcaCACAATTTGATTTAGAACAAAATGATATGAGCTCCAATAAAGAGTTTGCCGAAAGGAATAATCTCGTAAAAAATAATTCCCTGAGttcaacaaatttaaaaattcctGATGTACTGGGTGAAAAGAACGAGGagaattatttttctgattctgaTGATCAAGAAATCGAAAATTTTAATAGGTTTGagataaatttcaatgaacatatAAATATAGATGAATTTGAGATAGTCGTGAACCATTTAGATTCAAACAAAGAatcagaaatagagaaattgaTAGAGAAATATAAATCAGTATTTGCAAAAGATAAATATGACGTTGGTACTGTAAGACATTACGAAGCTTGTGATGTATCGAtaaaaagaagttttatttCTGTGTAATAGCACAACATTCTAtgttcatgtaaaataacataACCTGTAAAAGATCATCTGTTAATCTATCTCTTCTTAAGTCTTCAAGAACGCAAGTTCCAAAACCATACCAAATTGTAAGTTGTACAAAgttatattatacagggtgtttcctaaacatgccgcaaaaattcagggggttgttccttggactattttaagcatgttttgtccttggatgatttttgaaaaacctctttgtttcgaagatacagggcgaacaacatttttcatatttttaaaattaataatagtttaaataaaaatgcgtaccgcactgtgtttactaagtaggtacaatttatttttaaatttgtttaacaacattccaattactaaaaacggccagttttttgactaaaaattgataagtgcagatggtaaaggaatacagattaaacacggttttcatttgaattcgttttgtgatgtattagcaattaacattttatctttgactattatgaatcgctatgaggagaagattggatgcttgtatgctggctagaggtggtcattttcaacagtttttgtaggttgagttgaattttcatgtaatttttcataataaaatgttattatctgaaattctgtttcccctatatcttcgaaacaaataggtttttcaaaaatcatcaaaggacaaaatattcttagaatagtccaaggaacaaccccctgaatttttgccgcatgtttaggaaacaccctgcatatatattatataaaattaaaagTAACCCAGTGTTAATCATTGAAAGACATTATATTGGCGACGAGGACAAAAATTGGTTAGAAACGTTATACTTGTGcaaatcgaagaaaaatatcaatctcCACGTGCTTTATCAAGATCAAGAATGGCAGAAACTCAAGTAATTTATAGAGCTACAATCGGTTCAATCGCAGAATACAGTTCTGATGATGATTGGAGTTTATGGGCTGAACGTTTAGAGCAGTACTTCTCTGCAAATGATATTGATCAAGAAAAGAGAGTACCAGTGCTATTAACCCTAATAGGTGATAAAGCCTATAAAACCCTGAGGGATCTCTGCGATCCAGCTTTGCCGAAAGATAAGACATACAAGGAATTGAGGGATATACTAACGGCACAGTTTTCGAAGAAGGTATCTATATTCAAGGAGCGGAAAGAATTTTACAATTTGAAGCAGATGGAACGTGAGGCAGTACGATCATGGTATGTAAGGATAAAAAATAAAGCCAGTGCCTGTAAATTTGGAGCAAATCTGAATGAAATTCTAAAGGACAAGTTCGTAGCTGGAATGTGCAAGAGCCCTAAACTAGATAGAGTCTGCGAGGAGGATCATACCAAAAGCTTGGCACAAGTCCTGGAAGTAGCAGTTAACAAAGAAGCAGCACTAGGATCCGATTACCAAACTCTGCATCAGTTGAAGACAAAGAAAGGGCAACAGCAGAAGTCAAACACATGGAAGAGTAACAAAAATGGACCACAACACTCCAAGGGGGAAATAAAGCATGGTGAAACGGCACAGAAATGCAAGTGTTGTGGGTTAGGGAACCATGTAAAGAAGAACTGTAAGTACCTTAAATATAAGTGCAAAAATTGTAATCTTACAGGTCATTTAGCTAAAGTATGTTATAAACGCCAAGTACATCAGGTGGAAACACATGAATCCAATTTAGATTATGCTGAAATGTACCATTTGAAGTGTGATAACTATGTGGTATCACCACAAATTTCATTATCAGTGAATGAGAACCTTATTAATATGGAACTTGATTCAGGTGCTAGCATTTCAGTAGTCCCCGAGAGctgtttcaataattatttcaaggaaTCTAAATTAAAGAGTACCAATATAAGATTAAAATGTTATGATGGGACCGAAATTGTACATGAAGGTGAATTCCATACCACAATAAACTATAAGGgtcaagtttttgaattttgtagatttttagTGGTTAAGAAAGGTTCAGTTCCTTTGCTTGGCCGAGATTTAATAAAACGCCTTAACATTAAAATTGATCTTGCTGATCCAAGGTATCCaactataaattcattgaaaggaAAGgacgatttgaaaattttgttaagtAGGTTTGAAGAATTATTCAAAGATGAACTCGGTACTTATAGGCATGAAAAGATAGAGCTGAATATTATGCCAGATGTGAAACCCATCTTCTGTAAACCCAGACCAGTCCCGTTCCTCTTCAAGGAAAAAATCAATAGTGAACTAGAAAAATTAGAAGCTAAGGGGGTCATTTCAAAAGTAGAAACTTCAGAGTGGGGAACACCGTTAGTTCCTGTA
Above is a window of Harmonia axyridis chromosome X, icHarAxyr1.1, whole genome shotgun sequence DNA encoding:
- the LOC123686322 gene encoding uncharacterized protein LOC123686322; this encodes MEKLRFDFVVKPTADGKSNILCVTSIATGNGEVFGLPDEYQPVNLHQHLINTPNFMKVKKSLTKRYQNRRIWIKVTEDLSNTHLDEEENLQFDDIYLGEIREEANTNKSTSTSTSSEQSLEKLLEKLIDNKPAQLESKNLGQIANEFMIGKFTGRNFNANQWIEDFNKECERFEINEDKQKIKILKDFLQYSGAEWYSCMMIEFSIDSEWNIWERNFCDTFTNRGWSPARYALAFKYKAGSLLEYAIKKKKLLLEVRKSVDTGTLIDLIAFGLPNYVVDKIDRETLRGTEDLHNEIGKLKYLVAKNIKYDNRRNMNSDEKPKRNDDRKPCRICVNEKKGIRYHPEKNCWYNGENHRGNLKNVNNTELEIELNGINPKN